The genomic DNA cgcacttcaaaaaaaaaaaaaaaaaaagaatgcacGTAGGTCCCACATGAGAACAAGGTAGGCCATGTAATCACGCCTTTGAATTCTTAACAATTCAAGTGGCCGGGTCTAACATCAGATTAGGCAGCTCATTTAATCAACTAATCATGTCATTAATTtgactttctcttcttttcttttactgtCATAACCCCTcccccacaaaaaaacaaaaacaaaaaaaaaaaaggctggtCAATCCGAGAGATATACGTACCTTTGCAACCTTCACCATTGATGCTTCCATCCCTGCAAAAGCACAAGAACTTGTCCTCCTCGCCTGTGTTGTTGTACCCACAATACCCACCGGAGCTTTCACAGGCACCACAATCCTTAAGCGGCTTCCAATCAAGCGCAAATCCATTCTTTATAGCCCCAGCAAACCCCCCACTACTCAAATTGCTAGTATCAATCTCCGTCTCCATCACAGCGGCCACCACCTTCTCCTCGCAAATATTTGCCCAGTCGAACCCCGCCGTCTCCTCCCCCTCGACAAAAACAAACGACGGGTAATTCGTATTATACCCCTCCAAGCACCCGATGGGAGGCACAGATGTTGGGTACAAGGAACTACAATTAAAGTAAAAACTGAGGTTCAAATCCGAAGTAGAAAAATTCAATGGCAGCGTGCCGAGAGTGATGTTGTGACGCACCCTCGGACACGATTGGTTTGCGGCGTCGATGTCGACGAGGGTGAGGGTGTAGTGAATATAATCTATTTCGGTTACGTAGTATGTGTCGTTGGGCAAAGCAAGTATAGGTTTCTCGTCGGCGGACGAGCACGTGAGACCAAAGCCCTTGTAGCCGCAATATGATTTATCGGAGGTGGTGTTGTCGCCATACAACCAAAAGGGGTAGAGGATCCCAACGTCGCCGCAATGGTTCGGAGCGCATAGTGGTGAAAAAGAAGTAGAATTGGTGAATATggagttgaagaagaagagggagagaaTAAGGAGGAGAAAGCTTAAAGGGTGTGACATTGTAAACAAATGTTGGCTCTTCTCTTGAAGTGGgtaaactcatatatatatatatatatatagagagagagagagagagagagagagagattaatttaattatagcACATAGACTACATATATAGTCTAGGGTCTGAGTGGTTTGAGTTAAGATaactttattttgattaatttatgatGTTAGAAAAACTTTTTGAACTCTTGTAAGTCTGCAACCCCGTTTTGACCAAAAAGTATTTTGCTGCCACAGATGAAGGAATGAATCTTTTATGAGTAatagaagtgtttttttttttttttgccttaaattAATTTCGAAAACATTTTAACAAGTGGTTCAAtgacatatatattaaaatgtgtGGGTATATGTTGTTTGTGCACTTGCTCTTAACATAGTATACAGGCGGCCTATCCGGCGGCAGAACTGGAACTTTTAGTTTGAAAGGacaaaacttctaaaaaaatatttgaggagataaaaattaatttttaaagacttattttataaaactatatatatgttttttttaaaaaaatttaatttttttggagacCACCTTATGGCTTTTGCCTTTAGGGGACCCAAGATGGTTCCGCCCCTGGCCTACCATTGTTAAACTCTTGAtggtttatttaaaattataggtCAAAAAGTTTGCAATATCAATTATCTTGAGGCGAAAAAAAAGATGGCaaacaaatatttcttcatCCAACCATCAAAGATGGTGGCCGGACAACTCCTAATTGAAGGCTAGTTGGAGTCGGATGGCCAGAGACAAATTTAGGGGGGAGGACTGGCAGTGGCCCTAtcccacccccccaaaaaaaaaagaaaaattacaagaaaaaaaaatttaagatattttttgccaattgattcctccccaaaaaaattttgaccctTGGTCGCCTCAAATTCAAAGTTGGCTCCCTCTAGTAGACCACACCAAAACCCTAAGAAATGGTTGAGAGATGATCAAATCACTACCAAATGCTTTGGATTTGGTCGGAACATTATCCTTCGAAACTCTT from Corylus avellana chromosome ca6, CavTom2PMs-1.0 includes the following:
- the LOC132185297 gene encoding LEAF RUST 10 DISEASE-RESISTANCE LOCUS RECEPTOR-LIKE PROTEIN KINASE-like 2.5, with product MSHPLSFLLLILSLFFFNSIFTNSTSFSPLCAPNHCGDVGILYPFWLYGDNTTSDKSYCGYKGFGLTCSSADEKPILALPNDTYYVTEIDYIHYTLTLVDIDAANQSCPRVRHNITLGTLPLNFSTSDLNLSFYFNCSSLYPTSVPPIGCLEGYNTNYPSFVFVEGEETAGFDWANICEEKVVAAVMETEIDTSNLSSGGFAGAIKNGFALDWKPLKDCGACESSGGYCGYNNTGEEDKFLCFCRDGSINGEGCKASFI